CCACGCTGACATTCGCGGCCTTCGCCATTCCCGTCACAATCGTTGCGCTGAACGTCTTTTGGCCTGCTGGTATTGTGATTGCGATGATGCTGGCGTGGCGCGGTGGGTTTGCCCCGACGGGCCGCCCGTCCCCTGCCCCGCGCGATCTGGACGAGGCTGTGAAATCCCTCATGCCAACAACGGCACAGAAAAGCAGCGGCAACGCGAGCTTTGATGCCTATCGCAGCGATATGATCAATCGCTTGGAAACCGAACAGCAGAACTTTGAAGGCTTCCTGACGCGCCTGCGGACGGCCAAGGACCAATCAGAGTTTGACGACTTCATGGATGACCGCGCTGCGCGACTAGACGCAGACAGCTAAACGTCCCCCTTGGCGCAGGCCCATCCCTGTCTGCGCCAACCTTAGGCCGGCCGCTTATCCCAACCAGCGGCCGGCCACTTTGAACGCCACCAATGACGTTTAAATCACCCATAAATCGCGGGTTGTGGCGAGGGGCGCGTGTTTGTTACGCTACCGTCAACACAAACCGTCAGAGTTCCGATGCGTCATAGTTTGCCCATTGCGCCACAGTTTTATGTGACAGCCCCCCAGCCCTGCCCCTATTTGGCAGACCGGATGGAGCGTAAGCTGTTCACAGCGCTGCAAGGCGACGCAGCTGAACAGTTGAATAATTCACTTTCCAAGCAAGGCTTTCGTCGCTCGCAAAACGTGCTGTACCGCCCGTCTTGTGCAGATTGCGCTGCCTGTCTTTCGGCCCGCATCAAGGTGGCTGATTTCGCCCCGTCCAAAAGTCAAAAACGCGTGTTGAAACGAAACACGGACCTAACCCGCAGTGCGTCCTCGCCTTGGGCGACTGAGGCGCAGTATGCCCTGTTTCGCGACTACCTTGATAGCCGCCACGCAACAGGTGGCATGGCTGATATGGACCTGTTTGAATTTGCTGCGATGGTTGAAGAAACACCGATCCGCACCCGCCTGATCGAATACCGTTCGGCCCATGCGGAAGCGACGATTGTGAACGACCCATACGAGGGGTTGCGCGCTGTCAGCCTGACGGATGTCTTGGATGACGGGTTGTCGATGGTCTACTCCTTCTTTGACCCCGAGTTGATGAAGTCCTCAGTCGGCACATACCTAATCCTCGATCACATCCAAATCGCCCGCGAACTTGAGCTGCCTTATGTTTACTTGGGCTACTGGGTCCCTGGATCTGACAAGATGGGCTACAAGGCGAATTTCAAAGGCGTTGAGATTTATCGCGACGGCAACTGGCAGACGTTGACCGATCCGGATGACTATTCCGCGGACACTGGCCCGCTTGCCGTTCCGCCAATCGCAGAGCAAGTGGCGCGGATAACCTTACCGGGCGGCGAAAGCTAATCAGCCTTTAGCCCGTTATGGGCGACCCTTACAGGGATCCGGAAACGTAAAAGGGCGACCCGATTGGGCCGCCCTCTTTAATAATCTGTGATCGCTTGCCTGTTATTTCAACAGGTTCGGCACAATCGTTACGATCGCTGGGAACAGCGCCAAAATGAGAAGCCCAACAACTTGGATCACCACAAACGGCAGCACGCCGCGGTAGATATGCCCTGTCGTGACTTCTGGCGGCGCGACACCACGCAGATAGAACAGCGCAAACCCGAATGGTGGCGTCAGGAAGGACGTCTGCAAGTTCACTGCGACCATGATCGTGACCCACTTTGGATCGAACGTACCGCCGTAAATAACGGGGCCAACAATCGGGATCACGATGTAAATGATCTCAAGGAAGTCGAGAACGAAACCCAGAATGAACAGCACCAGCATAACGATCAGGAACACGGTCCATTCTTCGTCAAAGCTGCGCAGGAACTGCTGGATGTAATGCTCACCCCCGAAGGAAATCACCACGAGGTTCAGCAATTGCGAACCGATGAGGATGGTGAACACCATACTCGTTACCTTGGCCGTTTCGCGCACGACAGGCGTTAGAACGCCACCAAGCCACAGAACGGCACAGGCGTAGAACAGGCCAAACATCGAGAACAGGAACATCGAGAACGCAAAGATAAAGGCGATGTAGTTTTCAAACGCCACATCTTCTTGTCCGATGCGCATGTCAAAGTTCACGCCAACGATCAGCATCAACATCACAGCGCCGGTAGCCAGCAAGATTATCTTGCCCGACTTTTCCTGATCCGCCAGCTTGCGATAGGCCGCAAGCATGATCGCACCACCTGCCCCAAGCGCCGCAGCCGGTGTCGGGTTGGTAATCCCGCCAAGGATCGAGCCAAGAACAGCAACGATCAACACCAATGGCGGGAACACAACGCGTAACAGATCATTCTTGGCCAGACGCGCGAAGGCAGGCTTCATGGTCCACAGAACCAACAACAGCGGCAATATGATGATCAAGACTGCCACCCCCGGAGAGGTGAGCGGGCTAATCATCAAGATATCGGCAAGCAGGATTAACAAAACCCCAACGGCGCCGATCAACAATGGCGCCGGATTAGCGCTCGGAGATACACCGCGCGCGGTTGTCAGGATCAGTCCAAGCACCAAGGCCAAGATCGCCATGCCCATGCCAATCACAGGAGCATCCGCAACTTTTTCGACCAAAAGCGCGGCGCGTTCTTCATCGCTAAGCGCGCGGGCTTGTTCGGCACCACCGGTCGCTTCGATGGCAGCTTGTTCCGCCACCGCGATGTTCCATGCTTCTTCACCGTGCAGTTCTTGCATGGACGCTGCGCATTCTGGTGACACATTGGTCCGCAGGCTGGCAGATTTCGTCGCATCCGAGAAGCTGTCTACGATCACAGACTGGCTGCCCACAACGCCAAGGTTCATCAAGAACACCAGCAAGATGATCAAACCACCTGGTATCGCAAGGAACCACGTAAGGCCCTCACCCCGTGTGATCGGCTCGCCGTTGGACGCGCCCATTTCTACGGCAGGTGCTTTGCTTGGGTTCAGCAGTGCGTAGCAGAATGCGTAGCCCGCATAGAGCATCGCCAAAAGGACACCAGGTAACAGCGCCGCTTGGAACAATGTCCCAACGGATAGAACCGCCGGTGAACCAAGGTAGGTCAACGCATCCGTACAACCCGCCAAAACAGCGCGGTCTTCTTGCGCCGCGGAATAAAGATCCCCCGCCAAAGTGCCGAGTAGAACAATCACGATCGACGGTGGGATAATCTGTCCCAGCGTACCGGACGCAGCGATCACACCCGTTGCGAGTTCTTTAGAGTATCCAGCCCGCAACATTGTCGGCAAGGACAACAGGCCCATCGTCACAACCGTCGCGCCAACGATGCCCGTAGAGGCCGCGAGAAACGCGCCCACAACAACAACGGACACAGCCAGACCACCTGGCAAACCGCCAAAAATGCGGCTCATCGTGGTCAGAAGGTCGTCGGCAATTTTGGAGCGTTCCAGCGTGATGCCCATCAACACGAACATCGCCACAGCAAGCAGCGTTTCAATGGATTGCCCCGCCAAAACGCGTTCGTTCATGCGGTTCACAACGAAAGACACGTTGCGGTCCATCGCGGTTTCCCAACCGCCTTTGAACACGGCCTCGCTGATGCGCGGTAAGTCAGGGTATCGGAAGACCGATATCGTGTCCTGCTTGATGCCTTCTGCCACAAGCGCTGCAAATTCTGCCGAGCTGGTGTCGATCGCTTGGTGGATCAGGTAGCCGCCGCTATCCAGCGCCGCGATGATCCCGAAGGAAATGATCCCTGCCCCACCAATGGCAAACGCCACCGGAAAGCCGGACAAGATACCTGCGAATAAACACAGGAATACAATGATGAGGCCGACTTCTACGCCGTCTAATCCAAAAAACATCAGTGTGTTCCCTCGTATGCTTCTTCGCCTTCGCCGAGGCTGTCTTTGTCGATATGTTTGCCAATGCTTTCCTCGCCCTCAACCAGTTCCAGATAGGAGCGGTAGAAGAACGCGACGGCCTGCAACATCACCAATGCGGTAAACGTCACCAGCAGCACCTTGAACAAGAAATAGGCGTTGAACCCGTTCGGGCTGAACCCAATGGTTTCTACGTTCCAACGCAGCGCACGCGCCTTGTTGACCAGTCGATCCAGACTGTCGGACGCAGACGGATTGGGGACGACCAGATGGCGCCACATGAAGTACCAGCCATACATCCAAATCAGCACGGCCGCAGGGACCATGAAAATGATCGAACCGATCATGTCGATAATGCGCTTAGTGCGGTGGCCCACTGCGGAATACACCAGATCGACCCGCACATGACCGCCCTGCACGAACGTGTAGGTCACGCACATACAAACGATCAAAGCGTTGTAAAACTTCAGCGATTCAGCCCACCAGCTGACGTCATGGGTCATCGACATGCCGAACCCCAAAGACAGTTCAGACACGGCAAAAACGCGCTGCATAAAGATGATGATGATCTGGACCAGCACCATCATCAGCCCTGCCCATGCAAACGTGCGCCCGACCGTATTGGCGACCCACTCCATCCCTATCACACAGCCCCACATGAAGGGGCGGTAGAAAAACGCAACCGCCGTGACGACGAGGAAGATCGTAAAGAAAGCAAAGAAGAGCTCGGTCGAGCCCCCATAATAGATGAACTTCATCAAGGACACTTTGTCCTCGGTCGTGTTGCCCCAGCTTAGCCAGTCAAGCCAGACGTTTGGATGGCTGACGGCATAGGCGATGTTGTAAAATGCTTCGATGATGTTGGCGAATACCCAGAGAAGGCTATTCCAAATCGCACCGATAAATGTCTCAGCGGGGAGAATGGGATCGGCATCCTCAGGAACATTTCCCTGCAGCCGCTCAAACCAAACCGTGAACCCGTTCTCATAGGATGACCAGAATTTCCCTGCTTCTGCAGCGTCTTCTTCCATGGTTTCCCCCAAAATTCATTTGTTGTGATGTTGTGCCCAAACAAAGGGCCGTTTGCACATGGCCCCGCCGAAAACGACGGGGCCATGCAAATTAGATCAGGTCGAACCCAATCAAGCCGAATTAGCCGCGTACACGGCCACGCTGTGATGTGAACACATCGTCAGACACGGATGTCCAAGAGTACACTTCATTGACCGCTTTTTCTTGGCTTGCACGGATACGCGCAAACAGCTCGTCGTCCATGAACTCGTCAAGCGCACCAGAAGCCGCTTCGCCGAACGCATCCCAGATCTCGTCAGAGAATTCCAAGACCTTAACACCCTGTGCTTTAAGACGCTCAAGCGCTGCACCGTTGTTGTAGTTGGACTGGGACAAGGACCACTGGTGTGTCGCCGCTGCCGCTGTTTCGATGATGGACTGGTGTGTGCCAGACAGCTCGTTGAACACGTCAAGGTTTGTTGCACAGCAAAGTGCGGAACCTGGCTCGTGCATACCACCTGTGTAGTAGAACTCACAGATTTCTTGGAAGCCGAGGCGTTCATCAGCGAATGGACCAATCCACTCAGCACCGTCAATCGCACCGGACGCAAGCGCCTGATAGACTTCGCCACCTGGAAGGTTCTGAACGGACGCACCTGTGCGGCCCAGCGCAAGACCACCAAGGCCTGGCATACGGAACTTCAGACCCTGAAGGTCAGCTGCGGAGTTGATTTCTTTGTTGAACCAACCACCTGGCTGGTGACCTGTGTTACCAGCAAGGAAAGATTTCAAGCCAAAGATTTCGCCAAGCTCGTCGTGCAGTTCGCGACCGCCACCGTGGTAGTACCAGCTGGCCATTTCGCCACCAGTTGCACCGAATGGAACAGCTGTGAAGAAGTAGTAACCTGGGTGCTGACCACCGAAGTAGTAGTCTGCAGAGTGGTACATGTCAGCCTGACCGGAAGACACAGCATCAAACACTTCGAACGCGCCAACGAGCTGGCCCGCTGATTTCTTTTCGATCGTCAAAGATCCGTCGCCCATTTTGTTGACCAGTTCGATCATCTTTTCAGCAGCGTCATCAAAGACCGCAAAGCCGTCAGGAACGGACGTAACCATAGTGAGCGTGCGGTTGCCTTGCGCATAGGCCGGTGCGGCTAGCGTGGTCGCAGCTGCGGCCGTGCCGCCAAGTGCAGAGTTCTTTAGAAATGAACGACGATCCATATAGTATTTCCTCCCATGGAATTTATCGCCAACCTCCATTCGAAAGGTCGACGGATCGTTTAAGTGGGCAGACGTTAGCAACTCAACTTCAGTTGGGAAAGGCTTTCCACAGTCTATTTTTTAAAAATTGTAAAATTTTCTTACCAATTCACCCCAAACCCAGCAACTACAGACACTTCGCCCCTGAAAATACCTGCTTTTAGCCGTACCGCCCGCCCATCAAAACTTCGATTCGGAACGACCCGCTGAGGACAGATACAGCTCACCCAAATGGCCCCTTTAATAAAGTTGCGAAAAAACACCCTCAAACGACATTTTTGCGATTCCGACTGTTGACCCCTTATGAAAGCAAAGGCATAAACACCCAAACGCAAAAGGAGACTTCGAATGCTTAGCATTCTTCTAGTGGTGGATGAGACGCGCATGGGCCGGTAACGGTTGACCATATTGGTTCCCATGCGCCTCCGAATTTTCGGGGGCTTTTTTATGCGATACAGAAATAACGACGACAACGCTGAAACAAGGAAACAAAGACAATGTCAGCTAAGACGATGACCGGTGCAAAAATGGTAGTTCAAGCTCTGATAGATCAGGGTGTGGACACAGTCTTTGGCTATCCCGGTGGCGCTGTCCTCCCGATCTATGATGAGATCTTTCAGCAGAATTCAATCAAACACATTCTGGTGCGCCACGAGCAAGGCGCGGTGCACGCCGCCGAAGGCTATGCGCGCTCAACAGGCAAGCCCGGTGTTGCATTGGTAACATCCGGTCCTGGTGCGACGAATGCGGTGACTGGTTTGACGGACGCGCTGCTGGATTCCATTCCGATCATCGTTCTGACCGGTCAGGTTCCGACATTCATGATCGGCTCTGACGCCTTTCAGGAAGCCGACACCGTTGGCATCACCCGCCCTTGCACCAAACACAACTGGCTCGTCAAAGAAACAGACGCGCTGGCTGGCGTTATCCATGAGGCTTTCCACGTTGCCATGTCCGGTCGCCCCGGCCCTGTTCTGGTGGATATCCCAAAGGATGTTCAGTTCGCATCGGGTACCTACGTTAAGGCACAGCCTTCGCGTTCGCACTACCAGCCACAGGTTAAAGGTGACATCGAAGGCATCACCGATCTGGTTGCCGCCATTGAGAAAGCTGAGAAGCCGTTGTTCTATACAGGTGGCGGCGTCATCAACTCTGGCCCAGCGGCCAGCCAGTTGTTACGTGAGCTGGTTGAGGCCACGGGTTTCCCGATTACATCCACGCTGATGGGGCTTGGCGCCTACCCTGCGTCGGGTGAAAAATGGATCGGCATGCTTGGCATGCACGGGCTATATGAAGCGAACATGGCGATGCACGACTGTGATCTGATGATCAACATCGGCGCGCGCTTTGATGACCGCATCACTGGCGTTCTAGATAAGTTTAGCCCGAATTCCATCAAAGCCCATATCGACATTGACCCTTCCTCTATCAACAAGGTCATCCGCACCGATATCGCGATCATCGGTGACGTAGCGCACGTTCTTGAAGACTTGCTGAAGGTCTGGAAGTCCCGCGGCCGCAAAACCAACGCCGATAAAGTTGGCAAATGGTGGGATGAGATCACGACGTGGAAGAAGATCAACTGCTTGGCCTACACCCAAGACAAAAAGACGATCAAACCACAGCACGCGCTGGCCCGCCTTGAGGAACTGACAAAAGACCGCAAGGACCGCTACATCACCACTGAAGTTGGTCAGCACCAAATGTGGGCTGCGCAGTACCTGAACTTTGAAGACCCGAACCACTGGATGACATCCGGCGGTCTGGGAACAATGGGCTACGGCCACCCTGCGTCCATCGGTGTGCAAATGGCGCATGCTGAAGCGCTGGTTATCAACATCGCGGGCGAAGCCAGCTGGCTGATGAACATGCAGGAGATGGGAACAGCCGTTCAATACCGCCTGCCCGTCAAACAGTTCATCCTGAACAACGAACGTCTTGGCATGGTGCGCCAGTGGCAGGAATTGCTGCACGGCGAGCGCTACAGCTCGAGCTGGTCAGAAAGCCTGCCTGACTTTGTAAAGCTGGCGGAAGCCTTCGGTGCTAAGGGCATTCTTTGCTCTGACCCTGCGGATCTGGACGATGCGATTATGGAAATGCTCAACCACGATGGCCCTGTTCTGTTTGATTGCCTCGTTGAAAAGCACGAAAACTGCTTCCCGATGATCCCATCAGGCAAAGCGCACAACGATATGCTGCTGGGCGATGCAGACACCCAAGGCGTGATCGACGCCAAGGGTTCGGTGTTGGTCTGACGCAATGTTAAAGGCAGCTTTCATACCGGCAGCGTTTGCACTGTCCGCCTGTTCGGGCGGTGCGATGACCCACGTCATGCCCGGTGTGCCGGTTGTTGTGAATGGTAATGCGTTTACTGTGAATGAAACATCGCGCGGCGTCACGATTCAGAACTTTGAAACGGGCCGCACGCCCCCTTCCGAGCTTATTGCCGACGCGGGCCTTGCGGCGGAACGTGTTACAGGCTGCACAGTTACATCAATAACGAAAGACGGTATCGTAAACACATATTACGCCGCCATCACCTGTCCGGCAGACCGTTAGGAACCGTTAACATGGCTCTTATTTACAAGAACTTCGCCATTGTCTCTCTTGGGATGAGCTGCCAGGGCGCGCACCAGATCGAACTGAATAAGGACGCGCTTGACGACATAATGGGGGAGGTCTCTACGAAACGTCGCACCCCTCTCGATTTCCTCGTTGCGCCCCCTGTCGGCGCTGCGGCACTTGTTCGGCGGCAAATCTATTACCCTCGCAATGCCAATGTGCTGCGTCATCTAGACGGCAAACGATACCACTGGGAACACCGTGGCATTTGGTATCTTCACGATGCGAACGCCAGAGAACGTTTTCCTGATTTGTCACAAAGGTTTGCGCATATGGGGGCAAACCTTAAACGCATCGGTAAGCGCCCTACTCTGGCTGTTTGGAGCAATTCCCAACGCAATCTATCCGATAGCCTCGTCGACAGAGACCTAGATTACATCGCGCGTCAAAGTGAACTGGATATGCTTTTGAAAGCACTGCGTAAGCATTGCCCGCGTGCTGAAATGTTGAACGTGGTTGCACAAGACAGAACCGACAGCGCAGACCCGCTGCGCAGCACCGAGCATGTCCCTTACGAAAGTGACGACCACCCCGACGATTGGCGCGGTGACAACACAACATGGACGACAATTTTAAGTGACGCGCTGCAAAGCGACAGAATTCAACGCCTCATCGCAGGCCAGACACATTAATCGTTAGAGAAAAGGCAGACACATCATGTCCCCACTCAAAATTAAACAAGGCTCCACAAGCCACTCCGCCTACAACCTCCGCCCGAACTTCAGTGACGTTGAAGAGCGCCACACGCTGGCAGTTCTGGTTGAAAACGAGCCAGGTGTTCTGGCGCGTGTCATCGGATTGTTTGCAGGGCGCGGCTACAACATCGAAAGCCTGACCGTCGCTGAAGTGGACCACACAGGCCATCAGTCGCGCATTACGGTTGTCACTATCGGCACGCCGCAAACCATCAACCAGATCTGCGCCCAGCTTGGTCGCATTGTTACAGTCCACGAAGTCCACGACCTCACCGTTGAGGGCCGCGCGGTTGAGCGTGAATTGGCGCTATTCAAGGTTGCAGGCAAAGGCGACGATCGCATGGAAATGCTGCGTCTTGCCGATGTGTTCCGCGCCAACGTTGTCGACAGCACGCTGGAAAGCTTCACCTTCGAGATCACAGGCACATCCGAGAAAATCGACGCCTTCGCCGACCTGATGCGCCCAATCGGTCTTGTCGAAATGGCCCGTACCGGCATCGCAGCACTGTCACGCGGCGAAGTGTAAACAACACTAAGCCGTCTGGATGCGCCGACTTTAGATGTAAGCCTAACCTTCGTTGCACCGCGGCGAACGTTTCCTATGAGCCCAAACGCCCCGATGCTGCGCCGTTCAGCAAGCTCCGCTATCGGGCAGGTCACGAAACCGCTCTAGAAATTTCGACCCATTGCCGTAGTTGGACGCGAGACCAAATGCTGCAGTGCGCTTCCCGAAAATTGAGGTTGGTCAACGACGCAGAGATTATCAAATAATTAGGTAGGACAAAAGCAGGCCCGTTTGCAGTCCTGCCTGATCGTCAGAGGTCTGGCGATCGCTAGCGTTCTGGCTTGAGAGCGATTGGTTCATCTGGACGGTTTGACCGTGCGGCGCGCTGGCGTACGGGAGGTCATTGATGTTCGCGGATAAATACTGTCGGCTGAGCCGCCTTTTGCAGTGCTCGAAATCGACGGTAAGGCATTTGACGCTATAGTCCCTTACTCGTAGGAAAGCACTTGATCCGTGAATGTTCGTGTCCGTTCGTGTGATGGTAATGTAAAGACAGTTCCTTGGTCATTTTATTGCAAGACTTCATGGGCCAACCTGTGGTGATCGCGGTCGTCCCCTTTAACCTTGACGCGTCATTCTCCAATCGAAGTTTCTTTTGGTGCAACACGTTCTTGCGTTGCCCCCCTCGGCCTGGTTTCGCACTCAATAAATACGCGAGCTGCGCAGCCCTGGCAGGTTTCACTTCTGGTCGACGCCACGGCCGCGGCGATTGCGGAGCCCTTGCTGTCGAACATGCGGTTCTTTGGTAGGATCTGCAGCAACCCCAATTTCACAAGTTGCTTGGCCAAGGGCGGATAATGCACGACCACAAACAATCCACCGCCTAAAGCTTTTCGTCTTTCTTCTTCGTGCTCCAGCAGCTCGACGCCCGGCAGGTCGACATCGCCGACTCCGTGAAGGATTAGGATCAAATTGATCTGCTCAGGTCGCTCTCGTTGAAGTTTTCGAAGATTCGCGTTGATCGAGTCGACGGAGCCAAAGAAAAGCGGCCCGTCCAACCGCAAGATCAGCGTTGCGGGGCATTCAGGTAAGTTGAACATCTCCGCATTGCGCAGCGTGCGTCGCCCTTCATTTACGTCGGGTGCGCCGATAGCGAGCACAGGGTTCGCACTTTTGCCAAGGAACACCGCCAAGGATGAAAGCGTGCCAATATAGATCGCCATTTCGAGGTTTATGAAAACGCCCACAAGAAAAGTAAGTGCTGCGATGACGGTCTCTCGTGTGCTGGCCTCTAGTAAGTGCCTTAGCTCTTTGAAATTGATCAGCCGATAAGCCACATAGAGGATGAGCCCCGCGACCGAGGCAATGGGCACCATGCCAAGGTAGGGGCTGAACACCATCGCCATGACGACCAAAAACACCGCAGCAAAGATCGCGGCAAATGGGCTCGTCGCCCCCGCCTCTTGGTTGACGCCGCTACGGGTAAATGACCCTGACGCCGGATAACACTGAAAGACACTGCCCACGACATTGGACAGCCCCTGCCCCACAACCTCTTGGTTCGCTGAGAAATCTGTGCGGGTGCGGTGGGCCAAGCTCCGACCGATCGCAATGGCCTCTAGCAGCCCGATCAAGGCAATCGCAAAGGCGCTTTCGGTCAGGTCGATCAGGCCGACGCCCTCGAACGACGGAAGTGCAAAGATAGGATAAGCCGATGGAAGCGCCCCGACGAAGGCAAGATCGGATGCCTGTTCGCCAAACGGCAACACAACCAGCGTGCCCAACAAGATGGCGATCAGAAAGCCGGGCCAACGGGGCAAATACGCACGAAACAAAACCGCGACTGCCAGCGTGACAAAGGATGACAACAAAGCAATCGGATTGGTTTGCGAAATCTGTGTGACCAGCGTTCCCGCCCGGCTTATGATCCCATGTCCCTCAGAGGCGGGAAGACCCAACGCTGGCCCGAACTGGCTGACTGCAATCAGCAGCGCCGCCGACGCCGTAAAGCCAATCATCACGGAATGCGAAACAAAGCCAGCGAGCCGGCCCACACGTGCGAGGGCGAAAGCCAACTGGATGACACCAACCATCAAAGCAAGAGCAATCGCAGCGCGGATAAATTCCGGTGAACCGGGCGAATACGGCCCAGCCAGCGCCCCAAACACAACGGCCGAAATTGCGGTCGTCGGGCCGGACACCATCACCAGTGAAGATCCGAAGACCGCTGCAATGATCGGC
This Octadecabacter temperatus DNA region includes the following protein-coding sequences:
- a CDS encoding SulP family inorganic anion transporter, giving the protein MEYIRVMGVGEWESLKWLGSTTGASLRADAFAGLTGAAIVLPQAVAFAAIAGFPPVYGLYTAMIPPIIAAVFGSSLVMVSGPTTAISAVVFGALAGPYSPGSPEFIRAAIALALMVGVIQLAFALARVGRLAGFVSHSVMIGFTASAALLIAVSQFGPALGLPASEGHGIISRAGTLVTQISQTNPIALLSSFVTLAVAVLFRAYLPRWPGFLIAILLGTLVVLPFGEQASDLAFVGALPSAYPIFALPSFEGVGLIDLTESAFAIALIGLLEAIAIGRSLAHRTRTDFSANQEVVGQGLSNVVGSVFQCYPASGSFTRSGVNQEAGATSPFAAIFAAVFLVVMAMVFSPYLGMVPIASVAGLILYVAYRLINFKELRHLLEASTRETVIAALTFLVGVFINLEMAIYIGTLSSLAVFLGKSANPVLAIGAPDVNEGRRTLRNAEMFNLPECPATLILRLDGPLFFGSVDSINANLRKLQRERPEQINLILILHGVGDVDLPGVELLEHEEERRKALGGGLFVVVHYPPLAKQLVKLGLLQILPKNRMFDSKGSAIAAAVASTRSETCQGCAARVFIECETRPRGATQERVAPKETSIGE
- a CDS encoding TRAP transporter substrate-binding protein, with the protein product MDRRSFLKNSALGGTAAAATTLAAPAYAQGNRTLTMVTSVPDGFAVFDDAAEKMIELVNKMGDGSLTIEKKSAGQLVGAFEVFDAVSSGQADMYHSADYYFGGQHPGYYFFTAVPFGATGGEMASWYYHGGGRELHDELGEIFGLKSFLAGNTGHQPGGWFNKEINSAADLQGLKFRMPGLGGLALGRTGASVQNLPGGEVYQALASGAIDGAEWIGPFADERLGFQEICEFYYTGGMHEPGSALCCATNLDVFNELSGTHQSIIETAAAATHQWSLSQSNYNNGAALERLKAQGVKVLEFSDEIWDAFGEAASGALDEFMDDELFARIRASQEKAVNEVYSWTSVSDDVFTSQRGRVRG
- the ilvN gene encoding acetolactate synthase small subunit, whose product is MSPLKIKQGSTSHSAYNLRPNFSDVEERHTLAVLVENEPGVLARVIGLFAGRGYNIESLTVAEVDHTGHQSRITVVTIGTPQTINQICAQLGRIVTVHEVHDLTVEGRAVERELALFKVAGKGDDRMEMLRLADVFRANVVDSTLESFTFEITGTSEKIDAFADLMRPIGLVEMARTGIAALSRGEV
- a CDS encoding acetolactate synthase 3 large subunit, with the translated sequence MSAKTMTGAKMVVQALIDQGVDTVFGYPGGAVLPIYDEIFQQNSIKHILVRHEQGAVHAAEGYARSTGKPGVALVTSGPGATNAVTGLTDALLDSIPIIVLTGQVPTFMIGSDAFQEADTVGITRPCTKHNWLVKETDALAGVIHEAFHVAMSGRPGPVLVDIPKDVQFASGTYVKAQPSRSHYQPQVKGDIEGITDLVAAIEKAEKPLFYTGGGVINSGPAASQLLRELVEATGFPITSTLMGLGAYPASGEKWIGMLGMHGLYEANMAMHDCDLMINIGARFDDRITGVLDKFSPNSIKAHIDIDPSSINKVIRTDIAIIGDVAHVLEDLLKVWKSRGRKTNADKVGKWWDEITTWKKINCLAYTQDKKTIKPQHALARLEELTKDRKDRYITTEVGQHQMWAAQYLNFEDPNHWMTSGGLGTMGYGHPASIGVQMAHAEALVINIAGEASWLMNMQEMGTAVQYRLPVKQFILNNERLGMVRQWQELLHGERYSSSWSESLPDFVKLAEAFGAKGILCSDPADLDDAIMEMLNHDGPVLFDCLVEKHENCFPMIPSGKAHNDMLLGDADTQGVIDAKGSVLV
- a CDS encoding TRAP transporter small permease subunit; protein product: MEEDAAEAGKFWSSYENGFTVWFERLQGNVPEDADPILPAETFIGAIWNSLLWVFANIIEAFYNIAYAVSHPNVWLDWLSWGNTTEDKVSLMKFIYYGGSTELFFAFFTIFLVVTAVAFFYRPFMWGCVIGMEWVANTVGRTFAWAGLMMVLVQIIIIFMQRVFAVSELSLGFGMSMTHDVSWWAESLKFYNALIVCMCVTYTFVQGGHVRVDLVYSAVGHRTKRIIDMIGSIIFMVPAAVLIWMYGWYFMWRHLVVPNPSASDSLDRLVNKARALRWNVETIGFSPNGFNAYFLFKVLLVTFTALVMLQAVAFFYRSYLELVEGEESIGKHIDKDSLGEGEEAYEGTH
- a CDS encoding TRAP transporter large permease: MFFGLDGVEVGLIIVFLCLFAGILSGFPVAFAIGGAGIISFGIIAALDSGGYLIHQAIDTSSAEFAALVAEGIKQDTISVFRYPDLPRISEAVFKGGWETAMDRNVSFVVNRMNERVLAGQSIETLLAVAMFVLMGITLERSKIADDLLTTMSRIFGGLPGGLAVSVVVVGAFLAASTGIVGATVVTMGLLSLPTMLRAGYSKELATGVIAASGTLGQIIPPSIVIVLLGTLAGDLYSAAQEDRAVLAGCTDALTYLGSPAVLSVGTLFQAALLPGVLLAMLYAGYAFCYALLNPSKAPAVEMGASNGEPITRGEGLTWFLAIPGGLIILLVFLMNLGVVGSQSVIVDSFSDATKSASLRTNVSPECAASMQELHGEEAWNIAVAEQAAIEATGGAEQARALSDEERAALLVEKVADAPVIGMGMAILALVLGLILTTARGVSPSANPAPLLIGAVGVLLILLADILMISPLTSPGVAVLIIILPLLLVLWTMKPAFARLAKNDLLRVVFPPLVLIVAVLGSILGGITNPTPAAALGAGGAIMLAAYRKLADQEKSGKIILLATGAVMLMLIVGVNFDMRIGQEDVAFENYIAFIFAFSMFLFSMFGLFYACAVLWLGGVLTPVVRETAKVTSMVFTILIGSQLLNLVVISFGGEHYIQQFLRSFDEEWTVFLIVMLVLFILGFVLDFLEIIYIVIPIVGPVIYGGTFDPKWVTIMVAVNLQTSFLTPPFGFALFYLRGVAPPEVTTGHIYRGVLPFVVIQVVGLLILALFPAIVTIVPNLLK
- a CDS encoding DUF2852 domain-containing protein encodes the protein MTMTAHTHFTNDTHTDTAQPEMHIAVQIIATLTFAAFAIPVTIVALNVFWPAGIVIAMMLAWRGGFAPTGRPSPAPRDLDEAVKSLMPTTAQKSSGNASFDAYRSDMINRLETEQQNFEGFLTRLRTAKDQSEFDDFMDDRAARLDADS
- a CDS encoding arginyltransferase, whose protein sequence is MRHSLPIAPQFYVTAPQPCPYLADRMERKLFTALQGDAAEQLNNSLSKQGFRRSQNVLYRPSCADCAACLSARIKVADFAPSKSQKRVLKRNTDLTRSASSPWATEAQYALFRDYLDSRHATGGMADMDLFEFAAMVEETPIRTRLIEYRSAHAEATIVNDPYEGLRAVSLTDVLDDGLSMVYSFFDPELMKSSVGTYLILDHIQIARELELPYVYLGYWVPGSDKMGYKANFKGVEIYRDGNWQTLTDPDDYSADTGPLAVPPIAEQVARITLPGGES